One Mycolicibacterium parafortuitum DNA segment encodes these proteins:
- a CDS encoding MFS transporter, whose protein sequence is MATQLVERPAPPKGGAALIAVLAAAGISVSLMQTLVIPLVPQLPDILGTSSANASWAVTATLLTGAVATPMFGRLGDMFGAKRVLIACAVLLTAGSVIAALTSSLIPLVVGRALQGFGMPVIPLGISVLRAALPAEKVGAAMGMVSASLGVGGALGLPLSAVIAEHFSWHALFWSAAVLGLGSGLLFTLFVPDVVPSKTLGRFDHLGAIGLAAGLILLLLPISKAANWGWGSPLTIGMLVGSVAVFAAFVWWQLRVPAPLVDIQTTIKTPVLLTNLASIAIGFAMFAMSLIGPQILQMPSATGYGLGQSMVAAGLWMAPGGLAMMASAPIAARVIAARGPRFTLIIGCVVIAAGYFSATQLLGSAAGVLAFSVVVSIGVGFAFASLPTLINAAVPVSETAAANGINSLARSLGTSVSSAAMAAVLVQTGMTVGGHTIPSLGGFRTALIIAGVAAAVAAAIAVAIPSATPAPAPVDDVEPVLSPSAVRRRAQRLENVMTAVGRQSAVALGVSSTPHRLDRGDYVIAAYLGGAPAMTLPDLCAALSSDPRPVEERISALIRDGLVGRVPDPDQAAPPRFSLTSRGRAVFEQQRAANIGGLEAVLSRWDDGDVAALIGYLGRLSDGIDEEHRRQRTAAPAPVTPHAPTTPLRTPRPAHGARPRPGLAVPGRPHRPHPVEPATEALRHRR, encoded by the coding sequence TTGGCTACACAACTGGTCGAGCGCCCCGCTCCACCGAAAGGCGGCGCCGCGCTCATTGCCGTCCTCGCCGCCGCGGGCATCAGCGTCTCGCTGATGCAGACGCTGGTCATCCCGCTCGTCCCGCAGCTACCCGACATCCTGGGAACGTCGTCGGCCAACGCGTCGTGGGCGGTGACCGCGACGCTGCTGACCGGCGCGGTCGCGACGCCGATGTTCGGCCGCCTCGGCGACATGTTCGGCGCCAAACGGGTGCTGATCGCGTGTGCGGTGCTGCTGACGGCCGGGTCGGTCATCGCGGCGCTGACGAGCTCGCTGATCCCGCTCGTCGTCGGTCGCGCGCTGCAGGGTTTCGGGATGCCCGTGATCCCGCTGGGCATCAGCGTGCTGCGCGCGGCACTGCCCGCCGAAAAGGTCGGCGCCGCGATGGGCATGGTCAGCGCCTCGCTCGGCGTGGGTGGCGCGCTGGGGCTGCCGTTGTCGGCGGTGATCGCCGAACACTTCAGCTGGCATGCGCTGTTCTGGTCCGCGGCCGTCCTCGGCCTCGGCTCGGGGCTGCTGTTCACGCTGTTCGTGCCCGACGTCGTGCCGTCGAAGACGTTGGGACGCTTCGACCATCTCGGCGCCATCGGCCTGGCCGCGGGTCTGATCCTGTTGCTGCTGCCGATCTCGAAGGCCGCCAACTGGGGCTGGGGCAGCCCGCTGACGATCGGCATGCTGGTCGGTTCGGTGGCCGTGTTCGCCGCGTTCGTGTGGTGGCAGCTGCGTGTTCCGGCGCCGCTGGTCGACATCCAGACGACGATCAAAACCCCTGTGCTGCTGACCAATCTGGCCTCGATCGCGATCGGCTTCGCGATGTTCGCGATGTCGTTGATCGGCCCGCAGATCCTGCAGATGCCCAGCGCGACGGGCTACGGCCTGGGCCAGAGCATGGTCGCGGCCGGGCTGTGGATGGCTCCGGGCGGTCTGGCGATGATGGCCTCGGCGCCGATCGCGGCCCGCGTCATCGCCGCCCGCGGCCCCCGGTTCACGCTGATCATCGGCTGCGTCGTGATCGCCGCCGGCTACTTCTCGGCCACGCAGCTTCTCGGGTCCGCGGCCGGGGTGCTGGCATTCTCCGTGGTGGTCAGCATCGGCGTCGGATTCGCGTTCGCGTCGCTGCCGACGCTGATCAACGCCGCGGTTCCGGTGTCGGAGACCGCCGCCGCCAACGGCATCAACTCGCTGGCCCGCTCGCTGGGCACCTCGGTGTCGAGCGCGGCGATGGCCGCGGTGCTGGTGCAGACCGGCATGACCGTCGGCGGCCACACGATCCCGTCGCTCGGCGGGTTCCGCACCGCGCTGATCATCGCCGGCGTCGCCGCCGCGGTCGCTGCCGCGATCGCCGTGGCCATCCCGTCGGCCACCCCGGCGCCGGCCCCGGTGGACGACGTCGAACCGGTGCTGTCGCCGTCGGCGGTGCGCCGCCGCGCGCAGCGGCTGGAGAACGTGATGACCGCGGTGGGACGCCAGTCGGCGGTCGCCCTCGGGGTGTCCTCGACACCGCACCGGCTCGACCGCGGCGACTACGTGATCGCCGCCTATCTGGGCGGGGCACCGGCGATGACGCTGCCCGATCTGTGCGCCGCGCTGAGCAGCGACCCCCGGCCCGTCGAGGAGCGCATCTCGGCGCTGATCCGCGACGGCCTGGTCGGTCGCGTACCGGATCCGGATCAGGCCGCACCGCCACGCTTTTCGCTGACCAGCCGGGGCCGGGCGGTCTTCGAACAACAGCGGGCGGCCAACATCGGCGGCCTGGAGGCGGTGCTGTCGCGCTGGGACGACGGCGACGTCGCCGCGCTGATCGGCTACCTCGGCCGGCTGTCCGACGGCATCGACGAGGAACACCGCCGCCAACGCACCGCCGCCCCGGCGCCGGTCACGCCACACGCGCCGACCACCCCGCTGCGGACCCCGCGGCCCGCCCACGGCGCGCGACCTCGTCCGGGACTCGCGGTGCCCGGGCGCCCGCACCGGCCGCACCCCGTGGAGCCCGCGACCGAGGCGCTGCGCCACCGCCGCTAG
- a CDS encoding TetR/AcrR family transcriptional regulator — MNPPAPAAAGRSRAGRPTREQARARAEELLDCALEVFLDRGYDHATIDGIAATAGMAKRTIYAQYTDKEALFRAAVQRAIDRWVVPVDELRALDTGDLEETLIAVASARLQTAVSPDGVRLQRILNAEAYRFPDLSRTAYEQGTRPVVRFIAEVLARHAAAGSIAVTDPELIGTSFLSLVIGGPAHGVLWGAVLDNDAVADRIRLCVRLFLDGARPR, encoded by the coding sequence GTGAACCCCCCAGCCCCTGCCGCCGCCGGCCGGTCGCGCGCCGGCCGCCCGACCCGCGAGCAGGCACGTGCGCGGGCGGAGGAACTGCTCGACTGCGCGCTGGAGGTGTTCCTGGACCGGGGCTACGACCACGCCACCATCGACGGCATCGCCGCGACGGCGGGTATGGCCAAACGCACCATCTACGCGCAGTACACCGACAAGGAGGCGCTGTTCCGGGCCGCCGTGCAGCGCGCCATCGACCGGTGGGTGGTGCCCGTCGACGAGCTGCGCGCGCTGGACACCGGGGATCTGGAGGAGACGCTGATCGCGGTCGCGTCCGCCCGGCTGCAGACCGCGGTCAGCCCGGACGGGGTGCGCCTGCAGCGCATCCTCAACGCCGAGGCCTACCGGTTCCCCGACCTCAGCCGGACCGCCTACGAGCAGGGCACCCGCCCGGTGGTGCGGTTCATCGCCGAGGTGCTCGCGCGCCACGCCGCGGCCGGCTCCATCGCGGTCACCGACCCCGAGCTGATCGGCACGTCGTTCCTGAGCCTGGTGATCGGCGGCCCAGCACACGGGGTGCTGTGGGGAGCGGTGCTCGACAACGACGCGGTGGCCGACCGGATCCGGCTCTGCGTGCGGCTGTTCCTCGACGGTGCGCGGCCGCGCTAG